Part of the Synergistaceae bacterium genome is shown below.
GTTGATGCGTTCGGAGTTCTTGTGATCATCCTTGCCCAGCGGACCGAAATTCGCTATCGGGACGTCCAGGCTTTTGAGGTCTTCGAGAGGGAATCGGTAGGCGCTCCCCCACAGGGGCATGTTTTCGGCGAGGGCATCAAGCTCGGAGGGCTCGCCCTGGAATCCCAAGTAGCTCATGTCCATTATGCCCTTGAAGACCTCCACCATGCTGATCTCCACGCCCGAAGGGGCGGCCTCCTCCACCAGCCTGCGGGCGGCTCGAAGCAGGGAGAGCTCTCCCGGCGTCTCCCGCCTGTTGAGCCTCGGAGGGTAGTAGGGGGGCAGGAATCCGACCACTATCAGCGGACCCTTCTCGCCCGACAGGTCGAGAAGAAAGGAGGCCGCCTCGATGCATCTCTCCCGCTCGTCCAGAGAATCGGGAAGAGACTCGGTGAACTCCTTCAGCGCTGCGTCAAATCCGTCGGTGCGCCTTCGCGCACGTTCCGCCAGTTCGGCGAATGAGAGCACCCTGCCCGCAAAGCGAGTGCCCGTGCCCGCTTTTTCCCCGTACCCGGCGAGTCGCTCCAGCGTCATGTCAAGCGCTCGCTCCGCCGTCTCCTTCATCTCGTCCAGGACCCGCGCCGGGGTCTTCGAGACAGTGAGGACGTTATAACAGGCTACCGCCCTCTCCGGTATCGTGACGGAATAGTTCCTGACCAGGTCGCGGAAGCGCAGACACGCCGCCGGGGGGAACCTCTCTCCCTCGTGTTCCTCCGCCGTCTCCGGCGCCCCCTCGAGCAGCATCGCAAGGTGCGCCATTACCAGGGACGAACTAACCCCGTCGTAGTAGTCGCCCACGTGAGCCTCTCGAGCGGCGCACAGGAAGAAGGGCATCAGCTTGCCGATGGTGCCGACGTACACGGCGGCGGGAGAGCTTCGGCCTCCCACCGACGGCTCGGCGTTGAGGCATGCGACATAGTCCACCCCCCACTCCTCGCGCAGGCGAACCAACCAGGGCACGGCGCCTCTCATGCCGGCGGAGCTGTTCTCCTCGTCGGGGACCGCGAGAAAGAGCACGTTCGCCGGGAAAGAATCGAGGCGGGATACCTCTGCGAGCAGGCACATCTCGAGGGCGATGCCCGCCTTCATGTCCGAGACGCCGCGGCCGAACAGGTATTCGCCGCTCGCCAGATCCGCCCTGGCCTCCTCCGGTATCTCCAGCTCCCCCACTCGCCTCGTGTACTCCTCCGGGGAGAAGGCCAGGTGCTTGAGGTGGCCGCACGCCCCGGCGTCCACCACGTCGAAGTGCCCGGTGATGACGACCGTCCTTTCGGTCGCGGGGGCACTCTTCACCAGGGCCGCCACGGCGCTTCTGCCCAGCCTGTCCTCGTCGATCGGTAGCAGGCGCAGGTGCGAGGGGTTTCGACGGAAGTAGTCGAGCTCTCCCAGAATCCCGACAATAAACTCGGCAACCCGGTTCTCCTCCGCCGAGTACGATACGCTCGGAATCGAAACGAGATCGAGCAACAGGCGGTACAGATCCTTTTCATTCAAGGAGAGCACCGGCTAGACCTCCTTCGGAGTCGCTTCCTCGGACTCGCCATGATCGAGCTCGGCCTGCTTCGGTCGGTCCAGCCAGACGTACATCCTCGGCGGAGCAATCTTTATCCCCTGCTTCTCGAACAGAGATACCAGGCGGAAGCGGATGTCGCTGCACACCTTCATGCCGGACGCGTTGCCCATGTCTATCCACAGGTAGAGGGTGAACTCAAGGGCGTTCGTCCCGATATCGCCGAAGACCACGAACGGCTCGGGGTTCTTCAGCACTCGGGTATGGTCGGTGGCCGCCAGCAGCAGCAGCTCCTCCACCTTTCTGACATCGGAGCCGTGAGCAACGCCCACCTTGACCATCGTCCTGATCCTCTTGTCCGTGAGGGTCCAGTTGACGATCTTGTTGTTCAGGAAGTAGCTGTTGGGCATCAGAACGTCAATGTTGTCGAAGGTCTTTATGCGCGTGGCGCGGCTCCCTATCTCCTCCACCGTGGCGAACTGTCCGTCGATCTCAATAATGTCATCGACCCTGATGGGCATGCTGAACATGATTATGAATCCGCTTATCAGGTTGTTGAAGAAGTCCTGCGCGCCGAATCCGATTCCGATGGCGAGGGCTCCGCCGAGGAAGGCAAAAGCGGTCAGTGGTATCCCGACCAGGTCGAGCGCGACGAGGATGAAGGCCCCCATCAACAGGAAGAAGAGTATCTTCTTTCCGGCCATCCTCGCCATGTTGTCCATTCCAAACCGGGCGAAGAGCATCCTGCTCAGGGCCTCCGTCAGCCTGCCGCTTAGCAGAAACGCTCCCAGGAAGAGGGCCACGGCCAAGGAGAGCTTCCAAACCGTGATGTCGAAGCCCTCTCCGGACCACAGGGTTATGTTCCAGAAGGCCAGGAAGCGCTCCTTGCCGAACGCCGTCACCCTCTCGGCTATGTTCA
Proteins encoded:
- a CDS encoding M20/M25/M40 family metallo-hydrolase, with product MLSLNEKDLYRLLLDLVSIPSVSYSAEENRVAEFIVGILGELDYFRRNPSHLRLLPIDEDRLGRSAVAALVKSAPATERTVVITGHFDVVDAGACGHLKHLAFSPEEYTRRVGELEIPEEARADLASGEYLFGRGVSDMKAGIALEMCLLAEVSRLDSFPANVLFLAVPDEENSSAGMRGAVPWLVRLREEWGVDYVACLNAEPSVGGRSSPAAVYVGTIGKLMPFFLCAAREAHVGDYYDGVSSSLVMAHLAMLLEGAPETAEEHEGERFPPAACLRFRDLVRNYSVTIPERAVACYNVLTVSKTPARVLDEMKETAERALDMTLERLAGYGEKAGTGTRFAGRVLSFAELAERARRRTDGFDAALKEFTESLPDSLDERERCIEAASFLLDLSGEKGPLIVVGFLPPYYPPRLNRRETPGELSLLRAARRLVEEAAPSGVEISMVEVFKGIMDMSYLGFQGEPSELDALAENMPLWGSAYRFPLEDLKSLDVPIANFGPLGKDDHKNSERINLPYFLRVLPPLFMRFVELMALEADAEGERGLENRSNNP